Proteins from a single region of Synchiropus splendidus isolate RoL2022-P1 chromosome 3, RoL_Sspl_1.0, whole genome shotgun sequence:
- the bambia gene encoding BMP and activin membrane-bound inhibitor (Xenopus laevis) homolog a yields the protein MDRQSSLISIWLQLELCAMAVLLTKGEIRCYCDAPHCVATGYMCKSELNPCFTKVLDPLTANSPLTHGCLDPATNAGDVCGAQKGADPQGEGFTLECCHHDMCNYRGLHDLAHTRDSADHGRYQPESNNRNLVTRVQELASAKEVWFRAAVIAVPIAGGLILVLLIMLALRMLRSENKRLQDQRQQMLSRLHYSFHGHHTKKGHLAKLDLECMVPVTGHENCCLTCDKMRQADLGNDKILSLVHWGMYSGHGKLEFV from the exons ATGGATCGACAGTCCAGTCTCATTTCCATCTGGCTACAACTGGAACTGTGTGCCATGGCCGTGCTCCTCACCAAAG GAGAAATCAGATGTTACTGTGATGCCCCGCACTGCGTGGCCACTGGGTACATGTGCAAGTCTGAGCTGAACCCCTGCTTCACCAAGGTGCTGGACCCGCTCACCGCCAACTCCCCGCTCACCCACGGCTGCCTCGATCCCGCCACCAATGCCGGGGACGTCTGCGGCGCTCAGAAGGGGGCCGACCCTCAGGGCGAGGGCTTCACGCTGGAGTGCTGTCATCACGACATGTGTAACTACAGAGGCCTTCACGACCTGGCGCACACCAGAGACTCAGCAG ATCATGGCCGGTATCAGCCGGAGAGCAACAACCGGAACCTGGTGACCCGAGTCCAAGAGCTGGCCTCGGCCAAGGAGGTGTGGTTCCGGGCGGCGGTGATCGCGGTGCCCATCGCCGGCGGCCTCATTCTTGTACTGCTCATCATGCTGGCGCTGCGAATGCTGCGCAGCGAGAACAAGCGGCTGCAGGACCAGCGGCAGCAGATGTTGTCGCGACTCCACTACAGCTTCCACGGACACCACACCAAGAAAGGCCACTTGGCCAAACTGGACCTGGAGTGCATGGTGCCGGTCACGGGACACGAGAACTGCTGTCTGACCTGCGACAAGATGAGGCAGGCCGACCTGGGCAACGATAAAATCCTATCGCTGGTGCACTGGGGGATGTACAGTGGCCACGGCAAGCTGGAGTTCGTATGA